The Candidatus Effluviviaceae Genus V sp. DNA segment TCACCGACGGCGCGGAAGCGCCGTCGAGGGGGCCCTTGGAGATCGTCAGCGCGCCTCCCGCTCGTCGCGGGGGGCGCGTCGCTTCGTGTGGCGCCAGATAAGCCACGCCGCCCATACACCGATGGCGACGGTCGTAAGAAGCCCCGCCTCGGGACCGTAGGATCCGCCGGTCAGGCGCGACTCGGACTCGAGCTCCGTGATCTCGAGCATCCCGTGGATCGGCAGCCCGCTCACCGGCAGTGAGTAGACGTAGCCCAGCAGGAAGTTCCACGCGAAGTGAAAGCCGATCGGCATCCAGAGCGTCCGGGTCCTCAGGTAGACCGCGGCGAGCAGGGCGCCGATGAGCGCCGTGTTGAGTATCCCCATGGGATCGGCGCCCGGGTTGGCCGAGTGGAGCAGAGCGAAGACGAGACTCGAGATGATGATCGCGGCCACCTTGCTGCCGCGGTCCTCGATCGCCTGCAGCACGTATCCCCGGAACATCAGCTCCTCGTAGAGGCCGACGGCGAGAAACGCCACGACAGCACCCAGCAGATACGCCGCGACCGGCGTCCCGTCCGGCGCGGGTCGCGCGAACCCCTCCACCCTGATGCCGCCCGTCGTCCACGAGAACACGAAGATGATCGTGAGGATGACGAAGGCGAGCGCGCACCCCCTCGCGAAGTCGGCGCCCGCGCCCGGTCGCCACGAGATCCCGAGGTCCGTGAGCGGCCGCTTGTCGAAGACCCGGAGGAAGAGCCACGTGTAGAGGATGCTGAAGAGCCCCGTACCGATCGCGATCGGCAGGAGCCACGGCGCGATCATCTCGAGGATCTCGTCGATCGACATCGTCGGGGACGTCATCTGGATGTCCGGTTCCGGGATGACGCCGAGCCCGATCAAAAGCCCCGCACCGATGGCGACGGCGACCGAGAGCGCGATCGCCACGGCGAA contains these protein-coding regions:
- a CDS encoding CPBP family intramembrane metalloprotease — protein: MRSHSTINPYVRVILFVVGYFAVAIALSVAVAIGAGLLIGLGVIPEPDIQMTSPTMSIDEILEMIAPWLLPIAIGTGLFSILYTWLFLRVFDKRPLTDLGISWRPGAGADFARGCALAFVILTIIFVFSWTTGGIRVEGFARPAPDGTPVAAYLLGAVVAFLAVGLYEELMFRGYVLQAIEDRGSKVAAIIISSLVFALLHSANPGADPMGILNTALIGALLAAVYLRTRTLWMPIGFHFAWNFLLGYVYSLPVSGLPIHGMLEITELESESRLTGGSYGPEAGLLTTVAIGVWAAWLIWRHTKRRAPRDEREAR